From Brassica oleracea var. oleracea cultivar TO1000 chromosome C3, BOL, whole genome shotgun sequence, a single genomic window includes:
- the LOC106328744 gene encoding zinc finger CCCH domain-containing protein 55-like isoform X2, translated as MDSGDPTALLLTKIRSLEPDYAPKIIGYLLLQDFSEKDLMHLALGPESVLHSIISKVKTQLGLLSNNLSAPSTPPSPYPISRPPINGRGVGGGGLSHSNGFMGFRRNSPSSPSSTSPWSINGDSATDLLDDQQLNDCLSFLDDSCEKTEDVADPIDNGETHLHRRSFSADNVDGNDIATDSPRKVEDFMRQEEMMRLKMAYQRQRLASSQILNRAQQFPCEKRTDFLLHQHAHRDGGLRIGDERFWSSSPGRLERMELMAMHFNDLSNSVARQIYLTFPAESTFKDEDVAAYFSLFGTVQDVRIPYQQKRMFGFVSFAHPETAKVVLARGNPHFICDSRVLVKPYKEKGKALDNDNRKHHHLLQQQIEFGNYSPCSSPSGIDPREQSDFQLDSKMFYQRREMMRRKMEQADLERAIEFERRRFINLPEFKNSVMPNHHRSFSVGSPGCFPSASNLSPDIQSELNSAADAFEVDDATVVHSYPVTDPRHINNDKDSNGAKVRNNESEPDIGSTIELVLPSNLFPSATCTDDSSVTNAKDGVSDSSGNGNDHEPPATTSSLMQ; from the exons ATGGATTCCGGCGACCCGACAGCTTTGCTTTTAACGAAAATCAGAAGCTTGGAGCCAGACTACGCTCCGAAGATCATCGGATACCTTCTCTTACAGGATTTCTCCGAGAAAGACTTGATGCATCTCGCTCTTGGACCTGAATCAGTCCTTCACTCCATTATCTCGAAGGTGAAAACTCAGTTAGGACTTTTATCGAACAACTTATCTGCACCTTCTACTCCCCCGTCTCCTTACCCTATCTCTCGACCACCTATCAACGGAAGAGGAGTAGGAGGAGGAGGGCTCTCTCACTCTAATGGGTTCATGGGTTTCCGACGAAACTCCCCGTCGTCTCCTTCTTCCACCTCTCCATGGTCAATCAACGGAGACTCTGCTACTGATTTGCTGGATGATCAGCAGCTAAACGATTGCCTTTCGTTTCTCGACGATTCATGTGAGAAAACAGAGGATGTTGCTGATCCTATCGATAACGGAGAAACCCATCTCCACAGGAGGAGTTTCTCCGCTGATAACGTCGATGGTAATGACATTGCCACTGATTCTCCGAGGAAAGTTGAAGACTTTATGAGGCAAGAGGAGATGATGAGGTTGAAAATGGCTTATCAGCGGCAGAGGCTTGCTTCTTCTCAGATCTTGAATAGGGCTCAACAGTTCCCATGCGAGAAAAGAACAGACTTTCTTCTGCATCAACATGCTCATAG AGATGGTGGACTGCGTATTGGTGATGAAAGGTTTTGGAGCAGCAGCCCAGGGAGGCTTGAGAGGATGGAGCTAATGGCAATGCATTTTAATGATCTGTCAAACTCTGTGGCAAGACAGATCTACTTGACGTTCCCGGCTGAAAGCACGTTTAAGGATGAGGACGTTGCAGCTTACTTCAG CCTTTTCGGAACAGTGCAAGATGTGCGGATCCCATACCAACAGAAGCGTATGTTTGGCTTTGTTTCATTTGCCCATCCTGAGACTGCCAAGGTTGTACTAGCTAGAGGGAATCCCCATTTCATTTGCGACTCACGTGTACTTGTCAAACCTTACAAAGAAAAAGGCAAAGCGTTGGACAA TGATAACAGGAAGCATCATCATCTGCTACAGCAGCAGATTGAGTTTGGGAACTACTCCCCATGTTCCAGTCCATCTGGGATTGATCCTAGAGAGCAGTCTGACTTCCAACTTG ATTCGAAGATGTTCTATCAGAGACGGGAAATGATGAGAAGGAAAATGGAGCAAGCTGATCTGGAGAGAGCTATTGAGTTTGAAAGAAGACGCTTCATTAATCTTCCTGAGTTCAAGAATAGTGTAATGCCGAATCATCACCGCAGCTTCTCTGTGGGGTCTCCTGGTTGTTTTCCATCGGCCAGCAACCTAAGCCCTGATATTCAATCTGAACTCAATAGTGCCGCTGATGCTTTTGAAG TTGATGACGCCACGGTGGTGCATTCTTACCCAGTAACCGACCCAAGGCATATTAACAACGATAAGGATTCAAACGGTGCAAAAGTAAGGAACAATGAGAGTGAACCTGACATTGGAAGCACTATAGAGCTTGTTCTTCCTAGTAACCTCTTTCCTTCTGCAACATGTACCGATGATTCTTCCGTTACTAATGCAAAAGATGGAGTCTCCGACTCCTCTGGTAACGGAAATGACCATGAACCACCAGCCACTACCAGTAGCTTGATGCAGTAG
- the LOC106328744 gene encoding zinc finger CCCH domain-containing protein 55-like isoform X1, which yields MDSGDPTALLLTKIRSLEPDYAPKIIGYLLLQDFSEKDLMHLALGPESVLHSIISKVKTQLGLLSNNLSAPSTPPSPYPISRPPINGRGVGGGGLSHSNGFMGFRRNSPSSPSSTSPWSINGDSATDLLDDQQLNDCLSFLDDSCEKTEDVADPIDNGETHLHRRSFSADNVDGNDIATDSPRKVEDFMRQEEMMRLKMAYQRQRLASSQILNRAQQFPCEKRTDFLLHQHAHRDGGLRIGDERFWSSSPGRLERMELMAMHFNDLSNSVARQIYLTFPAESTFKDEDVAAYFSLFGTVQDVRIPYQQKRMFGFVSFAHPETAKVVLARGNPHFICDSRVLVKPYKEKGKALDNDNRKHHHLLQQQIEFGNYSPCSSPSGIDPREQSDFQLDSKMFYQRREMMRRKMEQADLERAIEFERRRFINLPEFKNSVMPNHHRSFSVGSPGCFPSASNLSPDIQSELNSAADAFEVVDDATVVHSYPVTDPRHINNDKDSNGAKVRNNESEPDIGSTIELVLPSNLFPSATCTDDSSVTNAKDGVSDSSGNGNDHEPPATTSSLMQ from the exons ATGGATTCCGGCGACCCGACAGCTTTGCTTTTAACGAAAATCAGAAGCTTGGAGCCAGACTACGCTCCGAAGATCATCGGATACCTTCTCTTACAGGATTTCTCCGAGAAAGACTTGATGCATCTCGCTCTTGGACCTGAATCAGTCCTTCACTCCATTATCTCGAAGGTGAAAACTCAGTTAGGACTTTTATCGAACAACTTATCTGCACCTTCTACTCCCCCGTCTCCTTACCCTATCTCTCGACCACCTATCAACGGAAGAGGAGTAGGAGGAGGAGGGCTCTCTCACTCTAATGGGTTCATGGGTTTCCGACGAAACTCCCCGTCGTCTCCTTCTTCCACCTCTCCATGGTCAATCAACGGAGACTCTGCTACTGATTTGCTGGATGATCAGCAGCTAAACGATTGCCTTTCGTTTCTCGACGATTCATGTGAGAAAACAGAGGATGTTGCTGATCCTATCGATAACGGAGAAACCCATCTCCACAGGAGGAGTTTCTCCGCTGATAACGTCGATGGTAATGACATTGCCACTGATTCTCCGAGGAAAGTTGAAGACTTTATGAGGCAAGAGGAGATGATGAGGTTGAAAATGGCTTATCAGCGGCAGAGGCTTGCTTCTTCTCAGATCTTGAATAGGGCTCAACAGTTCCCATGCGAGAAAAGAACAGACTTTCTTCTGCATCAACATGCTCATAG AGATGGTGGACTGCGTATTGGTGATGAAAGGTTTTGGAGCAGCAGCCCAGGGAGGCTTGAGAGGATGGAGCTAATGGCAATGCATTTTAATGATCTGTCAAACTCTGTGGCAAGACAGATCTACTTGACGTTCCCGGCTGAAAGCACGTTTAAGGATGAGGACGTTGCAGCTTACTTCAG CCTTTTCGGAACAGTGCAAGATGTGCGGATCCCATACCAACAGAAGCGTATGTTTGGCTTTGTTTCATTTGCCCATCCTGAGACTGCCAAGGTTGTACTAGCTAGAGGGAATCCCCATTTCATTTGCGACTCACGTGTACTTGTCAAACCTTACAAAGAAAAAGGCAAAGCGTTGGACAA TGATAACAGGAAGCATCATCATCTGCTACAGCAGCAGATTGAGTTTGGGAACTACTCCCCATGTTCCAGTCCATCTGGGATTGATCCTAGAGAGCAGTCTGACTTCCAACTTG ATTCGAAGATGTTCTATCAGAGACGGGAAATGATGAGAAGGAAAATGGAGCAAGCTGATCTGGAGAGAGCTATTGAGTTTGAAAGAAGACGCTTCATTAATCTTCCTGAGTTCAAGAATAGTGTAATGCCGAATCATCACCGCAGCTTCTCTGTGGGGTCTCCTGGTTGTTTTCCATCGGCCAGCAACCTAAGCCCTGATATTCAATCTGAACTCAATAGTGCCGCTGATGCTTTTGAAG TAGTTGATGACGCCACGGTGGTGCATTCTTACCCAGTAACCGACCCAAGGCATATTAACAACGATAAGGATTCAAACGGTGCAAAAGTAAGGAACAATGAGAGTGAACCTGACATTGGAAGCACTATAGAGCTTGTTCTTCCTAGTAACCTCTTTCCTTCTGCAACATGTACCGATGATTCTTCCGTTACTAATGCAAAAGATGGAGTCTCCGACTCCTCTGGTAACGGAAATGACCATGAACCACCAGCCACTACCAGTAGCTTGATGCAGTAG
- the LOC106328744 gene encoding zinc finger CCCH domain-containing protein 55-like isoform X3 — MDSGDPTALLLTKIRSLEPDYAPKIIGYLLLQDFSEKDLMHLALGPESVLHSIISKVKTQLGLLSNNLSAPSTPPSPYPISRPPINGRGVGGGGLSHSNGFMGFRRNSPSSPSSTSPWSINGDSATDLLDDQQLNDCLSFLDDSCEKTEDVADPIDNGETHLHRRSFSADNVDGNDIATDSPRKVEDFMRQEEMMRLKMAYQRQRLASSQILNRAQQFPCEKRTDFLLHQHAHRDGGLRIGDERFWSSSPGRLERMELMAMHFNDLSNSVARQIYLTFPAESTFKDEDVAAYFSLFGTVQDVRIPYQQKRMFGFVSFAHPETAKVVLARGNPHFICDSRVLVKPYKEKGKALDKKHHHLLQQQIEFGNYSPCSSPSGIDPREQSDFQLDSKMFYQRREMMRRKMEQADLERAIEFERRRFINLPEFKNSVMPNHHRSFSVGSPGCFPSASNLSPDIQSELNSAADAFEVVDDATVVHSYPVTDPRHINNDKDSNGAKVRNNESEPDIGSTIELVLPSNLFPSATCTDDSSVTNAKDGVSDSSGNGNDHEPPATTSSLMQ, encoded by the exons ATGGATTCCGGCGACCCGACAGCTTTGCTTTTAACGAAAATCAGAAGCTTGGAGCCAGACTACGCTCCGAAGATCATCGGATACCTTCTCTTACAGGATTTCTCCGAGAAAGACTTGATGCATCTCGCTCTTGGACCTGAATCAGTCCTTCACTCCATTATCTCGAAGGTGAAAACTCAGTTAGGACTTTTATCGAACAACTTATCTGCACCTTCTACTCCCCCGTCTCCTTACCCTATCTCTCGACCACCTATCAACGGAAGAGGAGTAGGAGGAGGAGGGCTCTCTCACTCTAATGGGTTCATGGGTTTCCGACGAAACTCCCCGTCGTCTCCTTCTTCCACCTCTCCATGGTCAATCAACGGAGACTCTGCTACTGATTTGCTGGATGATCAGCAGCTAAACGATTGCCTTTCGTTTCTCGACGATTCATGTGAGAAAACAGAGGATGTTGCTGATCCTATCGATAACGGAGAAACCCATCTCCACAGGAGGAGTTTCTCCGCTGATAACGTCGATGGTAATGACATTGCCACTGATTCTCCGAGGAAAGTTGAAGACTTTATGAGGCAAGAGGAGATGATGAGGTTGAAAATGGCTTATCAGCGGCAGAGGCTTGCTTCTTCTCAGATCTTGAATAGGGCTCAACAGTTCCCATGCGAGAAAAGAACAGACTTTCTTCTGCATCAACATGCTCATAG AGATGGTGGACTGCGTATTGGTGATGAAAGGTTTTGGAGCAGCAGCCCAGGGAGGCTTGAGAGGATGGAGCTAATGGCAATGCATTTTAATGATCTGTCAAACTCTGTGGCAAGACAGATCTACTTGACGTTCCCGGCTGAAAGCACGTTTAAGGATGAGGACGTTGCAGCTTACTTCAG CCTTTTCGGAACAGTGCAAGATGTGCGGATCCCATACCAACAGAAGCGTATGTTTGGCTTTGTTTCATTTGCCCATCCTGAGACTGCCAAGGTTGTACTAGCTAGAGGGAATCCCCATTTCATTTGCGACTCACGTGTACTTGTCAAACCTTACAAAGAAAAAGGCAAAGCGTTGGACAA GAAGCATCATCATCTGCTACAGCAGCAGATTGAGTTTGGGAACTACTCCCCATGTTCCAGTCCATCTGGGATTGATCCTAGAGAGCAGTCTGACTTCCAACTTG ATTCGAAGATGTTCTATCAGAGACGGGAAATGATGAGAAGGAAAATGGAGCAAGCTGATCTGGAGAGAGCTATTGAGTTTGAAAGAAGACGCTTCATTAATCTTCCTGAGTTCAAGAATAGTGTAATGCCGAATCATCACCGCAGCTTCTCTGTGGGGTCTCCTGGTTGTTTTCCATCGGCCAGCAACCTAAGCCCTGATATTCAATCTGAACTCAATAGTGCCGCTGATGCTTTTGAAG TAGTTGATGACGCCACGGTGGTGCATTCTTACCCAGTAACCGACCCAAGGCATATTAACAACGATAAGGATTCAAACGGTGCAAAAGTAAGGAACAATGAGAGTGAACCTGACATTGGAAGCACTATAGAGCTTGTTCTTCCTAGTAACCTCTTTCCTTCTGCAACATGTACCGATGATTCTTCCGTTACTAATGCAAAAGATGGAGTCTCCGACTCCTCTGGTAACGGAAATGACCATGAACCACCAGCCACTACCAGTAGCTTGATGCAGTAG
- the LOC106329658 gene encoding uncharacterized protein LOC106329658 gives MSSPSYHTNIFCKYLVILCVIAIFFILVFYDQTYINSFDSNISTIKCQEGLLQPKGTTTNLSHLMFVLVGSSRTWKNRRTYTESWWRPNVTRGNLFLDVEPSKEFQPWSPTLPPFKVNEDLKKLRIYPKLANPVHVRIYRSILDTYKLKQNDGVRWYVI, from the coding sequence ATGTCGTCTCCAAGTTACCACACAAACATCTTCTGCAAGTATCTCGTGATCTTATGCGTGATCGCAATCTTCTTCATTCTCGTCTTTTATGACCAAACCTACATCAATTCATTCGACAGTAACATATCCACCATAAAATGTCAAGAGGGGCTCTTACAGCCTAAGGGGACAACTACGAACTTGAGCCACTTGATGTTTGTGTTGGTAGGGAGCTCACGTACGTGGAAGAATCGCAGAACTTACACAGAATCATGGTGGAGACCAAACGTCACACGAGGAAATCTCTTTTTGGACGTGGAGCCGTCGAAGGAGTTCCAGCCTTGGTCTCCGACCTTACCGCCGTTTAAAGTCAACGAAGACCTCAAGAAACTGAGAATCTACCCGAAGCTCGCAAACCCAGTTCACGTTCGTATCTATAGATCTATTCTAGACACTTACAAGCTCAAACAAAACGATGGTGTGAGATGGTACGTCATTTAA
- the LOC106328539 gene encoding uncharacterized protein LOC106328539: protein MGVDVIHEKGFHQIDLLGDLSGLLSSHPTAPLLSLHHFESVAPLFPNMNRPGSVLHIMKAANVDQSRMLQQSICHVRASNWTFSVSWGYSAHIYENIFPRSYLKRPIETFRPWLRGRPPFYMFNTRPVSRDPCEAPHWFFFDSVEEEKERVVTSYTRKFPRNMTSCSFSGNISADPLALIRVFSPKTPKEERKVECCDVEYDGADVATMRLRDCR, encoded by the exons ATGGGCGTCGATGTTATACACGAGAAAGGATTTCATCAG ATTGATCTACTCGGTGACTTGTCCGGTTTACTCTCGTCCCACCCAACAGCTCCACTTCTCAGCCTCCACCACTTCGAGAGCGTTGCACCACTTTTCCCAAACATGAACCGTCCTGGTTCAGTCCTTCACATCATGAAAGCGGCCAACGTGGACCAATCACGGATGCTACAACAGTCTATTTGCCACGTTAGAGCTAGTAACTGGACCTTCTCGGTCTCGTGGGGATACTCAGCTCATATCTACGAGAACATATTCCCACGAAGCTACTTGAAGCGTCCTATTGAAACATTCCGTCCCTGGCTCCGAGGACGGCCTCCGTTTTACATGTTTAACACGAGACCGGTTTCTAGAGATCCATGTGAAGCTCCTCACTGGTTCTTCTTCGATTCGGTTGAAGAAGAGAAGGAAAGAGTTGTTACTTCCTACACAAGGAAGTTTCCTAGAAACATGACTTCTTGTTCTTTCTCTGGTAATATATCTGCTGATCCTCTCGCTTTGATCAGAGTCTTCTCTCCCAAAACTCCCAAAGAG GAGAGAAAAGTGGAATGTTGCGACGTGGAATATGATGGTGCAGATGTTGCAACCATGAGGCTTAGAGATTGTAGATAA
- the LOC106328538 gene encoding protein RETICULATA-RELATED 4-like translates to MAMTSCFFTVPISESNFTRPHLAFSPRHSPSSSFTGVISAKAISFHRRVTISPVFSASIDNGGSDNSNSNNGGDGGGGSGDGDGDGDGEDRDRNRSEAMMLLAESGTELESLPKDLAAAIESGRIPGSVITRFLELQRSAVMRWLMQFAGFRERLLADDLFLAKLAMECGVGVFTKTAAEYERRRENFFNELEVVFADVVMAIIADFMLVYLPAPTVSLRPPLALTAGGISKFFHNCPDNAFQIAISGTSYSLLQRLGAIARNGAKLFAVGTTSSLVGTAVTNAFIKAKGAVDKTSEGEVETVPIVSTSVAYGVYMAVSANLRYQVVAGVVEQRFLEPMLHQHKLALSAMCFAVRTGNTFLGSLLWVDYARLIGIQKSH, encoded by the exons ATGGCAATGACCTCGTGTTTCTTCACTGTTCCAATCTCTGAATCCAATTTCACACGGCCCCACCTAGCTTTCTCTCCTAGACACTCTCCCTCCTCCTCCTTTACCGGCGTTATCTCCGCAAAGGCCATCTCTTTCCACCGCCGCGTCACTATTTCCCCTGTTTTCTCCGCCTCTATCGACAACGGCGGCTCTGACAACAGCAACAGCAACAACGGAGGGGATGGTGGTGGTGGAAGCGGCGATGGAGACGGTGACGGTGACGGTGAGGATAGGGATAGGAACAGGAGCGAGGCGATGATGCTATTGGCGGAGTCTGGAACCGAACTGGAGAGTCTTCCCAAGGATCTAGCGGCTGCTATTGAGTCTGGTCGGATTCCTGGTTCGGTTATCACGAGGTTCCTCGAGCTTCAGAGGTCGGCTGTGATGAGGTGGCTGATGCAGTTTGCTGGGTTTAGGGAGAGGTTGTTGGCTGATGATCTCTTCTTGGCTAAACTCGCCATGGAGTGTGGTGTTGGTGTCTTCACTAAG ACTGCGGCTGAGTATGAACGCCGTAGAGAGAACTTCTTCAATGAACTTGAAGTTGTCTTTGCCGATGTG GTGATGGCTATCATTGCTGATTTCATGTTAGTTTATCTACCTGCTCCTACGGTGTCTCTTAGACCACCTCTCGCACTTACTGCTGGTGGTATATCCAAGTTTTTCCACAACTGCCCTGATAATGCCTTCCAG ATTGCTATCTCCGGAACCTCTTACTCTCTCTTGCAAAGGCTAGGAGCTATAGCG CGCAATGGGGCTAAGCTGTTTGCCGTTGGCACTACATCATCGCTG GTTGGCACTGCTGTTACAAATGCATTTATAAAAGCAAAAGGAGCCGTGGACAAGACTTCTGAAGGGGAAGTCGAGACTGTTCCAATAGTCTCCACAAGCGTTGCATATGGTGTCTATATGGCGGTTTCTGCCAACCTAAG GTACCAAGTAGTAGCTGGTGTAGTAGAACAACGTTTCCTGGAGCCAATGCTACACCAACACAAACTTGCGCTCAGCGCTATGTGTTTCGCTGTTAGAACAGGCAACACATTCCTGGGCTCTCTATT ATGGGTGGATTATGCGCGTCTCATAGGGATACAGAAATCTCATTGA
- the LOC106331571 gene encoding nuclear transcription factor Y subunit A-1-like isoform X1, with protein sequence MQSKSGSGNEVEVDHHADQQPMMYAEPWWKKNNSFGVVPQEIPSVMPSKSSSLESNDVHSASGDDGAWKDTQAATSSPSVDNHGVEGNDPAASVGNMHDHQQLVQPPELVGHYIACVPNPYQDPYYGGMVGAYGHQQLGFRPYLGMPGERTALPLDMTQEPVYVNAKQYQGILRRRKARAKAELERKVINKKPYLHESRHKHAMRRARASGGRFAKKTEAEAAAERERKRERGSATNSPGSEPVETNSNETLNSSRAA encoded by the exons ATGCAATCGAAATCGGGAAGTGGGAATGAAGTGGAAGTCGATCACCATGCTGATCAGCAGCCAATGATGTATGCAGAGCCCTGGTGGAAGAAGAATAACTCTTTTGGCGTCGTTCCTCAAGAGATACCTTCCGTAATGCCTTCAAAGTCCTCGTCTTTAGAATCAAACGATGTTCACTCAGCGTCTGGAGACGATGGCGCTTGGAAGGATACACAAGCTGCAACTTCGTCCCCTTCAG TAGATAACCATGGAGTGGAAGGGAATGATCCGGCGGCTTCTGTGGGTAACATGCATGATCACCAGCAACTTGTACAACCACCAGAGCTTGTTGGACACTACATT GCTTGTGTCCCAAATCCGTATCAGGATCCGTATTATGGGGGAATGGTGGGAGCATATGGACATCAGCAATTG GGGTTTCGTCCATATCTTGGAATGCCTGGTGAAAGAACAGCACTACCGCTGGACATGACACAAGAGCCTGTTTATGTGAATGCGAAACAGTACCAGGGAATTCTAAGGCGAAGAAAAGCACGCGCCAAGGCCGAGCTAGAAAGGAAAGTTATCAACAAAAAG CCATATCTTCATGAGTCAAGACACAAGCATGCAATGAGAAGGGCAAGGGCTAGTGGAGGCCGGTTTGCCAAGAAAACTGAGGCTGAAGCAGCAGCTGAGAGAGAAAGAAAAAGAGAAAGGGGTTCAGCAACCAACTCGCCAGGCTCTGAACCAGTTGAGACAAACTCCAACGAGACCCTGAATTCTTCACGTGCAGCATAG
- the LOC106331571 gene encoding nuclear transcription factor Y subunit A-1-like isoform X2 produces the protein MQSKSGSGNEVEVDHHADQQPMMYAEPWWKKNNSFGVVPQEIPSVMPSKSSSLESNDVHSASGDDGAWKDTQAATSSPSDNHGVEGNDPAASVGNMHDHQQLVQPPELVGHYIACVPNPYQDPYYGGMVGAYGHQQLGFRPYLGMPGERTALPLDMTQEPVYVNAKQYQGILRRRKARAKAELERKVINKKPYLHESRHKHAMRRARASGGRFAKKTEAEAAAERERKRERGSATNSPGSEPVETNSNETLNSSRAA, from the exons ATGCAATCGAAATCGGGAAGTGGGAATGAAGTGGAAGTCGATCACCATGCTGATCAGCAGCCAATGATGTATGCAGAGCCCTGGTGGAAGAAGAATAACTCTTTTGGCGTCGTTCCTCAAGAGATACCTTCCGTAATGCCTTCAAAGTCCTCGTCTTTAGAATCAAACGATGTTCACTCAGCGTCTGGAGACGATGGCGCTTGGAAGGATACACAAGCTGCAACTTCGTCCCCTTCAG ATAACCATGGAGTGGAAGGGAATGATCCGGCGGCTTCTGTGGGTAACATGCATGATCACCAGCAACTTGTACAACCACCAGAGCTTGTTGGACACTACATT GCTTGTGTCCCAAATCCGTATCAGGATCCGTATTATGGGGGAATGGTGGGAGCATATGGACATCAGCAATTG GGGTTTCGTCCATATCTTGGAATGCCTGGTGAAAGAACAGCACTACCGCTGGACATGACACAAGAGCCTGTTTATGTGAATGCGAAACAGTACCAGGGAATTCTAAGGCGAAGAAAAGCACGCGCCAAGGCCGAGCTAGAAAGGAAAGTTATCAACAAAAAG CCATATCTTCATGAGTCAAGACACAAGCATGCAATGAGAAGGGCAAGGGCTAGTGGAGGCCGGTTTGCCAAGAAAACTGAGGCTGAAGCAGCAGCTGAGAGAGAAAGAAAAAGAGAAAGGGGTTCAGCAACCAACTCGCCAGGCTCTGAACCAGTTGAGACAAACTCCAACGAGACCCTGAATTCTTCACGTGCAGCATAG
- the LOC106332492 gene encoding transcription factor MYB46-like produces MRKPEVASAATHQVKKMKKGLWSPEEDSRLMQYMISSGQGCWSDVAKNAGLQRCGKSCRLRWINYLRPDLKRGAFSPQEEELIIRFHSILGNRWSQIAARLPGRTDNEIKNFWNSTIKKRLKKMSDTSNLVNNSSSSPDTSDLSNNTTSSLELKDIIGSFMSLQEQGFINPSFTNTPITNNNPFPAPHMISHPCNDDFNKYADGFYGVNTGLQGEIYFPPLECQEGDWYKADINNHLEVMNTNGAENVPESMRMEEYWDLDQLMSTEVPSFHFNFKQST; encoded by the exons ATGAGGAAACCAGAGGTAGCAAGTGCAGCCACTCATCAAGTAAAGAAGATGAAGAAGGGGTTATGGTCTCCAGAAGAAGACTCAAGGCTGATGCAATATATGATAAGCAGTGGGCAAGGGTGTTGGAGCGATGTAGCCAAAAACGCAGGTCTTCAACGATGTGGCAAGAGCTGCCGTCTTCGTTGGATCAACTATCTTCGTCCTGACCTCAAACGTGGTGCTTTCTCTCCTCAAGAAGAGGAACTCATTATTCGTTTTCATTCCATTCTCGGCAACAG GTGGTCTCAGATTGCAGCACGATTGCCTGGTCGGACGGACAACGAGATCAAGAATTTTTGGAACTCAACAATAAAGAAAAGGCTAAAGAAGATGTCCGATACATCCAACCTCGTCAACAATTCATCCTCATCACCCGACACAAGTGATTTGTCTAATAATACCACCTCTTCTTTGGAGCTTAAGGATATTATAGGAAGCTTCATGTCCTTACAAGAACAAGGATTCATCAACCCCTCTTTCACCAACACACCAATAACCAACAACAATCCATTCCCAGCACCACACATGATCAGCCACCCTTGTAATGACGATTTTAACAAGTATGCAGATGGTTTCTATGGAGTAAACACAGGGTTACAAGGGGAAATCTATTTTCCACCTTTGGAGTGTCAAGAAGGTGACTGGTACAAGGCAGATATTAACAACCACTTAGAGGTCATGAACACTAATGGAGCTGAAAATGTACCGGAAAGTATGAGAATGGAAGAATATTGGGACCTTGACCAGTTGATGAGCACTGAGGTTCCTTCGTTTCACTTCAACTTCAAACAAAGCACATGA